One part of the Bacteroidia bacterium genome encodes these proteins:
- a CDS encoding serine hydrolase: MKYYISQKHKPNMQLISRFFLICFLAFIPHTSLEAQVDVDKLDAYLSKAQKDWKIPGMSIGIIKDGEVVLSKGYGMLEAGKTDPANGGSIYAIASNTKAFISTAIGILVDEGKLNWDDPVRKHLPYFALYDSYASEHTTVRDLLCHRVGLGTFSGDAIWYKSNYSAEEVIKRIKYVPQAYEYRAGYGYTNLMFITAGEVIKAASGKSWDEFIKERIFQPLGMDRTRTTVTDLELMANVAQPHKPNGWISQPIPYAKWDNMGAAGGILSSTDDMLKWIQLQLDHGTHENKQIFSEEAQGQFWKPHNNYFVSKFANDNFRNRNVSGYALGWGYFDYAGRMVYRHGGGYDGMYSQVAVIPEENLGIVVLTNTMRGIASPVVYYILDRFMNQEEKDWSNTNLAYEKNAIANWNKRRQERLDKRKTGTSPGFDLEAYAGTYNDPMYGDVILRVEEDRLLLEFPHAPALNARLEHWHDDTFEIKWREVHAWFGFGTIKFVQNNNRDITGIEFDVPNDDIFFDEIHAKRVK, encoded by the coding sequence ATGAAATACTACATTTCTCAAAAACATAAACCCAATATGCAGTTGATTTCTCGTTTCTTCCTCATTTGCTTCCTGGCCTTTATTCCTCATACTTCATTAGAAGCTCAGGTCGATGTAGATAAACTGGATGCCTATTTGAGTAAAGCCCAGAAAGACTGGAAAATACCGGGTATGTCTATCGGTATTATCAAAGATGGTGAAGTGGTCTTGTCTAAAGGATACGGCATGCTGGAAGCAGGAAAGACAGATCCTGCAAATGGAGGAAGCATTTATGCCATTGCCTCCAATACAAAAGCATTCATTTCTACAGCTATTGGGATATTGGTGGATGAAGGAAAACTAAACTGGGATGATCCGGTGAGAAAGCATTTGCCTTATTTCGCCCTCTATGATTCCTATGCAAGCGAACATACAACTGTACGAGACTTGCTTTGCCATAGAGTGGGATTGGGAACCTTCAGTGGAGATGCCATTTGGTACAAAAGCAATTATTCGGCAGAAGAGGTAATCAAGAGAATCAAATATGTCCCACAGGCCTATGAATATCGCGCCGGTTATGGATATACAAACCTCATGTTTATAACAGCGGGAGAGGTGATAAAGGCTGCCAGTGGCAAATCCTGGGATGAATTTATCAAGGAAAGAATTTTTCAGCCTCTGGGTATGGATAGAACCCGTACGACCGTCACAGATTTGGAACTCATGGCCAATGTCGCTCAACCGCATAAACCCAATGGTTGGATCAGCCAGCCCATTCCTTATGCGAAATGGGACAATATGGGCGCAGCAGGAGGAATATTGTCATCCACAGATGATATGCTCAAATGGATTCAGCTCCAATTGGATCATGGTACACATGAAAACAAACAAATCTTTAGCGAAGAGGCCCAGGGACAATTCTGGAAACCCCACAACAATTACTTTGTGAGCAAATTTGCCAATGACAATTTTAGGAATAGAAATGTATCTGGTTATGCTTTAGGTTGGGGATACTTTGATTATGCCGGTCGTATGGTTTACCGTCATGGAGGAGGTTATGATGGAATGTACTCCCAGGTTGCTGTTATCCCTGAAGAGAATCTGGGCATCGTTGTCCTAACCAATACCATGCGGGGAATAGCATCTCCGGTGGTTTACTATATCCTGGACCGTTTTATGAATCAGGAGGAAAAGGACTGGAGTAACACTAACCTAGCCTATGAAAAAAATGCCATCGCCAATTGGAATAAGCGTCGGCAAGAGCGTTTGGACAAAAGAAAAACCGGAACTAGTCCTGGATTTGATCTGGAAGCCTATGCCGGAACTTATAATGATCCAATGTATGGAGATGTAATTCTCAGAGTAGAGGAAGATAGGCTCTTATTGGAATTTCCCCATGCTCCTGCCCTCAATGCCCGACTGGAGCATTGGCATGATGATACCTTTGAAATCAAATGGAGAGAAGTACATGCCTGGTTTGGATTTGGTACGATAAAGTTTGTCCAGAACAATAATCGCGATATTACGGGCATCGAATTCGATGTGCCTAATGATGATATCTTTTTCGACGAAATCCATGCGAAAAGAGTAAAATAG
- a CDS encoding ROK family protein — MKPLWGIDLGGTKIEGIVIDAADNYRTLARKRIPTERAKGYQHTLGRIAHLVNLLEEETSLQPAAIGMGTPGAMDPDTEKLKNSNSQQLLNQPLQKDLEKLLKVPMKLANDANCFAIAETKLGIVAEQLPQAKVVFGIIMGTGVGGGVVIEGKVLNGRHGIGGEWGHNVLDISGGPCYCGKVGCVETLLSGPALENFYKSISGINLSFKEIYEKAEGGEDLFAIQTIDRLLHFFGKALAVVVNILDPDAIVIGGGLGNIPELYDQGVKEIEKHVFNPILRTPILKPKLGDSAGVFGAAMLVE, encoded by the coding sequence ATGAAGCCACTGTGGGGCATTGATCTGGGAGGAACCAAGATCGAGGGCATCGTTATCGATGCAGCAGACAATTATCGTACGCTGGCGCGCAAGAGGATTCCGACGGAGCGAGCCAAAGGTTATCAACATACCCTGGGTCGTATAGCCCATCTGGTGAATCTCCTGGAAGAAGAAACTTCCCTACAGCCTGCTGCTATTGGCATGGGAACTCCGGGTGCGATGGATCCAGATACCGAAAAACTCAAAAACAGCAATTCCCAACAATTGCTCAATCAGCCTTTACAAAAAGACCTCGAAAAGCTGTTGAAAGTTCCAATGAAATTGGCAAATGACGCCAATTGCTTTGCCATAGCCGAGACAAAACTGGGAATTGTAGCAGAACAATTACCCCAGGCAAAAGTTGTTTTTGGGATCATTATGGGAACAGGGGTTGGGGGAGGAGTAGTCATAGAGGGGAAGGTACTCAACGGGAGACATGGTATAGGCGGCGAATGGGGCCATAACGTGCTCGATATTTCCGGTGGGCCCTGCTATTGTGGAAAAGTGGGCTGCGTGGAAACGCTTCTTTCTGGTCCGGCTCTCGAAAACTTTTACAAAAGCATCTCAGGAATAAATTTAAGCTTCAAAGAAATCTATGAAAAGGCGGAGGGAGGAGAAGACCTTTTCGCCATACAAACCATAGATCGGCTTTTACACTTTTTCGGTAAAGCCCTGGCAGTTGTTGTCAATATCCTCGATCCGGACGCCATCGTCATAGGTGGCGGCCTGGGAAACATCCCGGAACTTTACGATCAGGGAGTAAAAGAAATTGAAAAGCATGTCTTCAATCCCATACTGCGTACACCTATCCTGAAACCCAAATTAGGCGATAGTGCAGGTGTTTTCGGAGCGGCGATGTTGGTAGAATAG